From the genome of Gemmatimonas phototrophica, one region includes:
- the nuoK gene encoding NADH-quinone oxidoreductase subunit NuoK — MDQYQAMLWLAGALFSVGLLGVVIRRNALVMLMCMELMLNGVNLSLVTFSQQRGDAAGVVMVFLTFVVATAEVALAIPIVLLLVKHARSLDVDRYSELKG; from the coding sequence ATGGATCAATATCAAGCGATGCTCTGGCTGGCTGGAGCGCTGTTCAGTGTCGGTCTGCTGGGCGTGGTGATCCGTCGCAACGCTCTCGTGATGCTCATGTGCATGGAACTCATGCTCAACGGGGTCAATCTGAGCCTGGTGACCTTTTCGCAGCAGCGTGGCGATGCGGCCGGTGTGGTGATGGTCTTCCTGACGTTCGTGGTGGCGACGGCCGAAGTGGCCTTGGCCATTCCCATTGTGCTGCTGCTGGTCAAGCACGCGCGGTCGCTGGATGTGGACCGCTACTCTGAGCTCAAGGGTTAG
- a CDS encoding NADH-quinone oxidoreductase subunit J family protein: MLVLREPMRVALALITSMTSLGAVYGLMGVHFIAAFQVLIYVGAVMVFMVYVIMLLEVKEAPGSKRFSRFVVPGVLGGVLLTGVLGVAVLRGTGSTVPVATGDVFGLVPFSSAFLTQYWLEFELTTVFLVGAIVAALAVVGVSRRRQG, encoded by the coding sequence ATGCTGGTCCTGCGAGAGCCCATGCGGGTGGCGCTGGCGCTCATCACCTCGATGACGTCGCTGGGCGCGGTGTACGGACTGATGGGGGTGCACTTCATCGCCGCGTTTCAGGTGCTCATTTACGTGGGCGCCGTGATGGTCTTCATGGTCTATGTCATCATGCTGCTCGAGGTGAAGGAAGCCCCGGGGAGCAAACGCTTTTCGCGGTTCGTCGTGCCAGGGGTGCTTGGCGGCGTGCTGCTGACCGGTGTGCTGGGCGTGGCGGTACTGCGCGGCACCGGAAGCACCGTCCCGGTGGCCACCGGCGATGTGTTTGGACTGGTGCCGTTCTCCTCGGCCTTTCTCACCCAGTATTGGCTCGAGTTTGAGCTGACCACCGTGTTTCTGGTGGGCGCCATCGTGGCGGCGTTGGCAGTGGTTGGTGTCAGCCGTCGGCGACAGGGATAA
- a CDS encoding NuoI/complex I 23 kDa subunit family protein gives MIRGIKNPPTPTAGVTGPAFGNQPGAVPPAGAGSAPRKVVRYERKQYWNEPTMTLWERAYLPEILKGLAITSGIFLRNMFKWITGRRGAVTTYYPEEKRGDFAPRNRGKHILTQRPDGSPQCIACNMCATVCPAKVIEIESGFDPDDPAHPKFPVRFEIDYSRCVFCGMCVEACPEDAIRMQEDVPNLVSDDRYNMWITMDEMLTWRPEKDVAKPYPPKPVPLQLGDSVKRGRESSTH, from the coding sequence ATGATCCGCGGCATCAAGAATCCCCCAACGCCAACGGCGGGTGTGACCGGGCCAGCGTTCGGCAATCAGCCTGGTGCGGTGCCGCCAGCCGGCGCGGGGAGTGCGCCGCGCAAGGTGGTTCGCTACGAGCGGAAGCAGTACTGGAACGAACCCACCATGACATTGTGGGAGCGCGCGTATCTGCCGGAGATTCTGAAGGGGCTCGCCATTACCAGCGGGATCTTCCTCCGGAACATGTTCAAATGGATCACCGGTCGGCGAGGGGCGGTGACCACGTACTATCCCGAGGAGAAGCGCGGAGATTTCGCGCCTCGCAACCGCGGGAAGCACATCCTGACGCAGCGGCCCGATGGATCGCCGCAATGCATTGCGTGCAACATGTGCGCGACGGTGTGCCCCGCCAAAGTCATCGAGATCGAGTCCGGATTCGATCCCGACGATCCGGCCCACCCCAAGTTTCCGGTACGCTTCGAGATTGACTACTCGCGCTGCGTGTTCTGCGGTATGTGCGTGGAAGCGTGCCCGGAAGACGCGATCCGGATGCAGGAAGACGTTCCGAACCTGGTCTCCGACGACCGCTACAACATGTGGATCACGATGGACGAAATGCTGACCTGGCGTCCGGAGAAGGACGTGGCCAAACCCTATCCGCCGAAACCGGTGCCATTGCAGCTCGGGGACAGCGTGAAGCGGGGGCGTGAGTCATCAACGCACTAA
- a CDS encoding complex I subunit 1/NuoH family protein encodes MNGPSILPDLAVALVFIVYAIVMLLSFGGLLTWVERKQSAIMADRVGANRAYIRLPFTNIKLVWLGLFHGMADGLKMLLKENFKPNTHDKVGYFLAPFIVFTPVLLVFAVVPFGGTVIPGQLIPALSQWFGDRAYPMQIANLDAGLLVVFAFSSLGIIGAMLAGWASDNKFSLLGGLRAGSQMISYELVMGLTVLGLILVYGSVNLGEIVRQQSGTIGGVLPAWGIFYQPFAAFLFLTAAIAENKRIPFDLPEAESELIAGYFTEYSAMKLGLFMFSEFIQIAVVGALFATLFLGGYNLPYMTDAGFTLPGGTEIALSQAVRVPLQLVTFLGKVALLCVIQIQIRWTLPRFRYDQMLGLSWKMLLPLSLANLVVTVLWMWLVGGGQ; translated from the coding sequence ATGAACGGGCCAAGCATTCTCCCCGATCTGGCGGTGGCGCTGGTATTCATCGTGTACGCCATCGTCATGCTGTTGAGCTTTGGCGGGCTGCTGACCTGGGTGGAGCGCAAGCAGTCGGCCATCATGGCGGATCGTGTTGGCGCCAATCGGGCCTACATCCGTCTGCCGTTCACCAATATCAAGCTGGTATGGCTCGGGTTGTTTCACGGGATGGCTGATGGATTGAAGATGCTCCTCAAGGAGAACTTCAAGCCGAACACGCACGACAAGGTCGGCTATTTCCTGGCGCCGTTCATCGTGTTCACACCAGTCCTGCTGGTGTTCGCGGTGGTACCGTTTGGTGGTACGGTCATTCCCGGTCAGCTCATTCCGGCCTTGTCGCAATGGTTTGGCGATCGTGCCTATCCCATGCAGATCGCCAATCTTGATGCCGGGTTGCTGGTGGTCTTTGCGTTCAGCAGCCTGGGGATCATTGGGGCCATGCTCGCCGGGTGGGCGTCGGACAACAAGTTTTCGTTGCTGGGCGGATTGCGTGCCGGCTCGCAGATGATCAGCTATGAGCTGGTCATGGGGCTGACGGTGCTTGGCCTCATTCTCGTATACGGCAGTGTGAATCTGGGCGAGATTGTGCGCCAGCAGTCCGGCACGATCGGCGGGGTCCTGCCCGCGTGGGGCATCTTCTACCAGCCGTTCGCCGCCTTTCTGTTTCTCACGGCGGCCATCGCCGAGAACAAGCGCATCCCGTTTGACTTGCCGGAAGCGGAGTCGGAGCTGATCGCCGGGTATTTCACGGAGTACAGCGCGATGAAGCTGGGGCTGTTCATGTTCTCGGAGTTCATTCAGATCGCGGTCGTGGGCGCGCTGTTCGCCACTCTGTTCCTCGGCGGCTACAACCTGCCGTACATGACCGACGCCGGGTTCACCCTGCCGGGAGGGACCGAGATCGCGCTCAGTCAGGCGGTGCGGGTGCCGTTGCAGCTGGTCACGTTCCTTGGCAAGGTGGCGCTCCTGTGCGTCATCCAGATCCAGATTCGCTGGACGCTGCCGCGCTTTCGCTACGACCAGATGCTGGGCCTTTCCTGGAAGATGTTGCTCCCCTTGTCGCTGGCGAATCTCGTGGTGACGGTACTCTGGATGTGGCTGGTAGGAGGTGGGCAATGA
- a CDS encoding 2Fe-2S iron-sulfur cluster-binding protein, which produces MSDALRRRGNNEPVNTAKTLEFFINGEPCTAYQGESVIQAAQRAGVSIPHFCWHPELSVPGNCRICMVEVEQDAGDPWFDIGCNMPVTAGMRVLTETDTVKNLRRDTMQFITLNHPVDCGICNKAGECILQDYHYEHNGQASLSSDRKNHATKFYPLSDRIMLDNERCIMCTRCVRFTHEVSESHALAAVYRGDHALIRPAEDANFNEDAYSDNVIDICPVGALLSRENLDHARVWYTKATPSVCPGCSRGCSVNIWHRKPEWALKALDPQLNVRIERVTPLENSAVNGPWICNKGRDLAKLFERPRATQAMMRGQGVEVATATANAAALLASARRAVALVSSWGSNEELSAFASAFASRLGKTLTAYSKADHAPQVGEVLEDQLLIKADKNPNLTAAVSHFPLLPNDVASALAGADVVLVWGEGVASEQLPAGAKVIRLESYAHPSHSTADVFLPISIQTERSGHYTNCEGTVTPFSACFAPKAPVAHAAELFGPLAGVPA; this is translated from the coding sequence ATGAGCGACGCACTGCGGCGGCGGGGGAATAACGAACCCGTGAACACGGCCAAGACCCTGGAGTTCTTCATCAACGGGGAGCCGTGTACGGCGTATCAGGGGGAGTCCGTCATTCAGGCGGCTCAACGGGCTGGCGTAAGCATTCCGCACTTCTGCTGGCACCCGGAACTCTCCGTTCCCGGCAATTGCCGTATCTGCATGGTGGAAGTGGAGCAGGATGCTGGCGATCCGTGGTTTGATATCGGGTGCAACATGCCCGTAACCGCCGGCATGCGGGTGCTGACGGAAACGGATACGGTGAAGAATCTGCGTCGCGACACGATGCAGTTCATCACGCTCAATCATCCGGTCGATTGCGGCATCTGCAACAAAGCCGGTGAATGCATCCTGCAGGACTATCACTACGAGCATAACGGGCAGGCCTCGCTCTCCAGCGATCGGAAGAACCATGCGACCAAGTTCTATCCGCTGTCCGATCGGATCATGCTGGACAACGAGCGGTGCATCATGTGCACCCGCTGCGTGCGCTTTACGCACGAGGTCTCGGAGTCCCATGCGCTGGCTGCCGTCTATCGTGGCGACCATGCCCTCATTCGTCCGGCCGAAGACGCCAACTTCAATGAGGATGCCTATTCGGACAATGTGATCGACATCTGTCCGGTGGGGGCGTTGCTCTCGCGGGAGAATCTTGATCACGCCCGCGTGTGGTACACCAAGGCGACGCCGAGTGTGTGCCCGGGATGCTCGCGCGGGTGCAGCGTGAACATCTGGCACCGCAAGCCTGAGTGGGCGCTCAAGGCGCTGGATCCGCAGCTCAATGTGCGCATCGAACGGGTCACGCCGCTGGAGAACAGTGCGGTGAACGGGCCGTGGATCTGCAACAAGGGGCGGGACCTGGCCAAGCTGTTCGAGCGGCCCCGAGCCACGCAGGCCATGATGCGAGGGCAGGGAGTGGAGGTAGCTACGGCCACGGCCAATGCCGCCGCATTGCTGGCCTCCGCGCGCCGCGCGGTCGCGCTGGTTTCCAGCTGGGGGTCCAACGAAGAGTTGTCGGCCTTTGCCTCCGCGTTCGCCTCCCGGTTGGGCAAGACGCTCACGGCGTATAGCAAAGCCGATCACGCACCGCAGGTCGGCGAGGTATTGGAAGACCAGCTGCTCATCAAGGCCGACAAGAATCCGAATCTCACGGCCGCCGTATCGCATTTCCCCTTATTGCCCAACGATGTCGCCTCCGCTCTGGCCGGGGCGGATGTCGTGCTGGTGTGGGGCGAGGGCGTTGCGTCCGAGCAGCTGCCCGCAGGCGCCAAGGTCATTCGCCTTGAATCGTATGCGCACCCGTCGCACAGCACGGCCGACGTCTTTCTGCCGATCAGTATCCAGACGGAACGAAGTGGCCACTACACCAACTGTGAGGGCACGGTCACGCCGTTCTCCGCCTGCTTTGCGCCTAAGGCGCCGGTGGCGCACGCGGCCGAGCTGTTTGGGCCGCTGGCCGGAGTGCCAGCATGA